GTTGCCTACTCCCCAACCACAACCAAGGAATACGACCATGATGGGTTTTCTGACCACCCTGGTTCTCGCCGGAACGGCGTTGATCATCGTTTTCTTCCTGGGCGTGATCGTACTCACAGGTATCCGCCATTTCCGTTCCGGCCCGGACGGAGGATTATCGCCGGAAGAGACCGACGAAGCCCGCATGATCCAGGAGATCTATCAAAGCTTGGAAAAACTGGACGCCCGGGTGGACAACCTGGAATCCATCCTGATGCGCCAAAACGATGAAGGTGGTCCAAAATGATCAATCAAGCGGGCCGGGATAGGCTCTACCGCTCCAGGAGCGGCATGATTCTCGGGGTGTGCAAGGGCTTGGCCCGGTACTTCGACGTGTCTCTGTTCTGGACCCGGGTCATCGCCGTGATGCTGATGTTCTTCACCGGCTTCTGGCCCCTGGTGGGCATCTACCTGCTGGCCGGGTTCCTACTCAAGCCCGAGCCCGTACTGCCCCTGAACAACGACGAGGA
The sequence above is a segment of the Desulfonatronum thiodismutans genome. Coding sequences within it:
- the pspC gene encoding envelope stress response membrane protein PspC, giving the protein MINQAGRDRLYRSRSGMILGVCKGLARYFDVSLFWTRVIAVMLMFFTGFWPLVGIYLLAGFLLKPEPVLPLNNDEESDFYQAYARSRNEGLSRIKSKFDRLDKRIRRLENVVTSKEFDWDRRFRR
- a CDS encoding envelope stress response membrane protein PspB — protein: MMGFLTTLVLAGTALIIVFFLGVIVLTGIRHFRSGPDGGLSPEETDEARMIQEIYQSLEKLDARVDNLESILMRQNDEGGPK